Proteins co-encoded in one Kutzneria chonburiensis genomic window:
- a CDS encoding carboxymuconolactone decarboxylase family protein, producing the protein MHVKTGLAAGLTPAEISEILVETAAFAGFPRAVSAVSKLPELFEAAGSRVPPEPAPREVLLSNLDQLEGLSEYEVQVLTTGPNTAVALFRDGQGTLVASAQADTSGGKIEMLTVLR; encoded by the coding sequence GTGCACGTCAAGACGGGTCTGGCGGCTGGGCTGACGCCGGCGGAGATCAGCGAGATCCTGGTCGAGACGGCGGCCTTCGCGGGCTTCCCGAGGGCGGTCAGCGCGGTGTCGAAGCTGCCGGAGCTGTTCGAGGCGGCGGGCTCCCGCGTGCCGCCGGAGCCGGCGCCGAGAGAGGTTCTGCTGAGCAACCTGGACCAACTCGAAGGGCTGAGCGAGTACGAGGTCCAGGTGCTCACGACCGGCCCGAACACGGCAGTGGCGCTGTTCAGGGACGGCCAGGGCACGCTGGTGGCTTCGGCACAGGCCGACACGTCCGGCGGGAAGATCGAGATGCTCACCGTGCTGCGCTGA
- a CDS encoding GNAT family N-acetyltransferase, producing the protein MTWTVEAVDPNSAVGAGLLREYFTDIVHRYWGRPAPAAEIDQVLADEPSDDLVPPTGLLLAASYDGEPAGCGGFRVPSPGLAELTRIYVRPSLRGRGGAAVLLRELERAAVCAGLTTARLDTRKDLVEARRLYARHGYVEIPAFNDSPHADHWFGKSLV; encoded by the coding sequence GTGACGTGGACAGTCGAGGCCGTCGATCCCAACAGTGCGGTGGGCGCGGGCCTGCTGCGGGAGTACTTCACGGACATCGTCCACCGCTACTGGGGACGACCGGCGCCGGCGGCCGAAATTGATCAGGTGCTGGCCGACGAGCCCAGCGACGACCTGGTGCCGCCGACCGGCCTGCTGCTCGCGGCCTCGTACGACGGTGAGCCGGCCGGGTGTGGCGGCTTCCGGGTGCCCTCCCCTGGCCTGGCCGAGCTGACCCGCATCTACGTGCGCCCGTCGCTACGGGGTCGGGGCGGGGCGGCCGTGCTGCTGCGGGAACTGGAACGGGCGGCCGTCTGCGCTGGGCTGACGACCGCCCGCTTGGACACGCGGAAGGACCTGGTCGAAGCGCGTCGGCTGTACGCGCGCCACGGATACGTCGAGATCCCGGCGTTCAACGACTCGCCGCACGCCGATCACTGGTTCGGCAAGAGCCTGGTCTAG
- a CDS encoding protein kinase domain-containing protein → MPDSGELIDGRYRLVSCIGRGAMGAVWRGRDERLNRDVALKLVTVRGLSPDDASEREAVARAEREGRITARLQHPNAISVHDVVEHDGRPCLVMEYLPSRSLSDVVEGKGVLSPTELATIGFQVASALAAAHELGIVHRDVKPDNVLLAEDGTAKITDFGIARASDDGAVTAAGILAGTPAYLAPEVATGSESSPRSDVFSLGSTLYAAFEGKPPYGMDQNTIALLHQVAYGEITPPTRGGAVADLLVEMLRRDPETRPTMVEVADRFEQLLAGSSPLPAPPMTPSVAPLMAQAVGAPGQPGTQRMPAPRRGSPVGRWLALAVPVAAAVVAVGLVVAQQFAVHTVASPQHPIGATSVPAPTSTTSGEAADPVSSSASCSARYDLMNSWSTGYQAAVTITNLTGAQLTGWQVSWRLPGGQRVTSLWNGTFSQQGSVLVVRNASWNAVLAANTSTSFGLVAGSPNSSPAAPSSPAPPCPSNPE, encoded by the coding sequence GTGCCGGACAGTGGTGAGTTGATCGACGGGCGCTACCGCCTGGTGTCGTGCATCGGACGCGGCGCCATGGGTGCGGTGTGGCGTGGCCGGGACGAGCGGCTGAACCGCGATGTCGCGTTGAAGTTGGTGACGGTGCGCGGCCTGTCCCCCGACGACGCCAGTGAGCGGGAGGCGGTGGCGCGGGCCGAGCGTGAGGGTCGCATCACCGCCCGGCTCCAGCATCCCAACGCGATTTCCGTGCATGACGTGGTGGAGCACGACGGCCGGCCGTGTCTGGTGATGGAGTACCTGCCCTCGCGGAGTCTGTCCGACGTCGTGGAGGGCAAGGGTGTGTTGTCGCCGACGGAGTTGGCGACGATCGGCTTCCAGGTGGCCTCGGCGTTGGCGGCGGCGCACGAGTTGGGCATCGTGCACCGGGATGTGAAGCCGGACAACGTGTTGCTGGCCGAGGACGGCACGGCCAAGATCACGGATTTCGGGATCGCGCGGGCGTCCGACGACGGGGCGGTGACCGCGGCGGGCATTCTCGCGGGCACCCCGGCCTACCTCGCGCCTGAGGTGGCGACCGGGTCGGAGAGCAGTCCGCGTTCGGACGTGTTCTCGCTGGGTTCGACCTTGTACGCGGCTTTCGAGGGCAAGCCGCCGTACGGGATGGACCAGAACACGATCGCGCTGTTGCACCAGGTCGCCTACGGGGAGATCACGCCGCCGACGCGCGGCGGCGCCGTGGCGGATCTGCTGGTGGAGATGCTGCGGCGGGATCCGGAGACGCGTCCGACGATGGTGGAGGTGGCGGACCGGTTCGAGCAGCTGTTGGCCGGTTCGTCCCCTCTGCCGGCACCGCCGATGACGCCGTCGGTCGCCCCGCTGATGGCCCAGGCGGTCGGAGCGCCGGGGCAGCCGGGCACGCAGCGGATGCCGGCGCCGCGTCGGGGTTCGCCGGTGGGTCGGTGGTTGGCGTTGGCCGTGCCGGTGGCGGCGGCCGTGGTGGCTGTGGGTCTAGTGGTGGCGCAGCAGTTCGCCGTGCATACGGTGGCGTCGCCGCAGCATCCGATCGGCGCGACCTCGGTTCCCGCGCCGACGTCGACCACCAGCGGCGAGGCGGCCGATCCGGTGTCGTCCTCGGCCAGCTGCTCGGCTCGGTATGACTTGATGAACAGCTGGTCGACGGGGTATCAGGCGGCGGTGACGATCACCAATCTGACCGGTGCGCAGCTGACGGGCTGGCAGGTGAGCTGGCGGCTGCCGGGTGGTCAGCGTGTGACGAGCCTGTGGAACGGCACGTTCTCGCAGCAGGGTTCGGTGTTGGTGGTCCGCAACGCGTCGTGGAACGCGGTGCTGGCCGCCAACACCTCCACCAGCTTCGGCCTGGTCGCCGGCTCCCCCAACTCCTCCCCGGCCGCCCCCAGCTCACCTGCACCACCCTGTCCCAGTAACCCAGAGTGA
- a CDS encoding TetR/AcrR family transcriptional regulator, producing the protein MPANAAKGRTFTESARRAQIVAAAIAVINEHGYAAASFTRIAKQAGLSSTGMISYHFANKDDLIGEVLTEATTVAYQFIAPRMDAATGYRAKLRARLESNMQLVRAHPGHVRALMEIAQNAPKTPEFVDQRFGLFAAHLRAGQDAGEFGTFNADAMAVTIIGAIDAMVIGLVLHPEVDAAEFGRELADTFDRATRP; encoded by the coding sequence ATGCCCGCAAACGCAGCGAAGGGGAGGACCTTCACCGAGAGCGCCCGCCGCGCCCAGATCGTCGCCGCGGCCATCGCCGTGATCAACGAGCACGGCTACGCCGCCGCATCCTTCACCCGCATCGCCAAACAGGCCGGCCTGTCCAGCACCGGCATGATCTCGTACCACTTCGCCAACAAGGACGACCTCATCGGCGAAGTGCTCACCGAGGCCACCACCGTCGCCTACCAGTTCATCGCCCCGCGCATGGACGCCGCCACCGGCTACCGGGCCAAGCTGCGCGCCCGACTCGAGTCCAACATGCAGCTCGTCCGCGCCCACCCCGGCCACGTCCGCGCCCTCATGGAGATCGCCCAGAACGCCCCCAAGACGCCCGAGTTCGTCGACCAGCGCTTCGGCCTGTTCGCCGCCCACCTGCGCGCCGGCCAGGACGCGGGGGAGTTCGGCACCTTCAACGCCGACGCCATGGCCGTCACCATCATCGGCGCCATCGACGCCATGGTCATCGGCCTCGTGCTGCACCCCGAGGTCGACGCCGCCGAATTCGGCCGCGAACTCGCCGACACCTTCGACCGCGCCACCCGGCCCTGA
- a CDS encoding YciI family protein yields MKYLLMIYMNDETWAGLSTRERDAVMAGHDEFQRLTRESGELLDTHALGGPSTAAVVRVRDGEPVVTDGPFVETKEYLAGYYLMDCESRERALELAAMIPDSRHNATEVWPVMFSAGVDV; encoded by the coding sequence GTGAAGTACCTGCTGATGATCTACATGAACGACGAGACGTGGGCCGGGCTGTCGACCCGTGAGCGGGACGCGGTGATGGCCGGGCACGACGAGTTCCAGCGGTTGACCCGGGAGTCCGGGGAGCTGCTGGACACCCATGCGCTGGGCGGTCCGTCGACGGCGGCGGTGGTGCGGGTGCGCGACGGGGAGCCGGTGGTGACCGACGGCCCTTTTGTCGAGACGAAGGAGTACCTGGCGGGGTATTACCTGATGGACTGTGAGTCGCGGGAGCGGGCGCTGGAGTTGGCGGCGATGATCCCGGACTCGCGGCACAATGCGACGGAGGTCTGGCCGGTGATGTTCTCAGCTGGGGTGGACGTGTGA
- a CDS encoding acyl-CoA carboxylase subunit beta, giving the protein MIEDWSDEVAQIQRRRERATGLGGPDKIARQHAGGRLTVRERIEALADQGSFTEIGALAGFPNADGTVTPANFVTGTARVDGRKVVLGADDFTGRGGSGDAAIHAKQVYSEQLAGQFRLPLIRLLDGASGGGSVKMIEQAGYSYVPVNPGWDHVVDNLSTVPVVSACLGPVVGLGAARAVMSHLCVLVEGLAQLFVAGPPVVKGGIGEDVDKEQLGGAEVHRRNGNVDRFVATEAEAFAVIRQFLSYLPSSVHDLPPVTTCDNVPDPEPLLSAIPRNPRRPYRIAPILDALFDTGSVFRYADYGGATVTALARLDGHPVGVVATDPYRGNTLSAAGALALTRLVDLCETFHLPLVSLTDQGGMTIGTAAERAGTLRAGARAISAVYQARVPQAELILRRVYGVGGAGIVNRHRGGRSWAWPSGDWGSLPAKGGIEAAYRAELARAEDPEADLAAIQERLATLTSPFRTAEHFGVQDIIDPRESRTLLCEWVHDAYRLLPAQVGPPNWGTRP; this is encoded by the coding sequence ATGATCGAGGACTGGTCGGACGAGGTAGCCCAGATCCAGCGCCGCCGCGAGCGGGCGACCGGCCTCGGCGGACCGGACAAGATCGCCCGCCAGCACGCCGGCGGACGGCTGACCGTGCGGGAACGCATCGAGGCCCTGGCCGACCAGGGCAGCTTCACCGAGATCGGCGCGCTGGCCGGCTTCCCCAACGCCGACGGGACCGTCACGCCGGCCAACTTCGTCACCGGCACGGCCCGTGTCGACGGCCGCAAGGTGGTGCTCGGCGCCGACGACTTCACCGGGCGCGGCGGGTCCGGCGACGCCGCGATCCACGCCAAGCAGGTGTACTCCGAGCAGCTCGCCGGCCAGTTCCGACTGCCGCTGATCCGCCTGCTCGACGGGGCCAGCGGCGGCGGCAGCGTGAAGATGATCGAGCAGGCCGGCTACAGCTATGTGCCGGTCAACCCCGGCTGGGACCACGTCGTCGACAACCTGTCCACGGTGCCGGTGGTCTCGGCCTGTCTCGGGCCGGTGGTGGGGCTCGGCGCGGCCCGCGCGGTGATGTCGCACCTGTGCGTGCTGGTCGAGGGCCTGGCCCAGCTGTTCGTCGCCGGCCCGCCGGTCGTCAAGGGCGGCATCGGCGAGGACGTGGACAAGGAGCAGCTCGGCGGCGCGGAGGTGCACCGCCGCAACGGGAACGTGGACCGCTTCGTGGCCACCGAGGCCGAGGCGTTCGCCGTGATCCGGCAGTTCCTGTCGTACCTGCCGTCCAGCGTTCATGATCTGCCTCCCGTCACGACCTGCGACAACGTCCCCGATCCCGAGCCGCTGCTGTCGGCCATCCCGCGCAACCCACGGCGGCCGTACCGGATCGCCCCGATCCTGGACGCGCTCTTCGACACCGGTTCGGTCTTCCGCTACGCCGACTACGGCGGCGCCACCGTCACCGCGCTGGCCCGCCTCGACGGCCATCCGGTCGGAGTCGTGGCCACCGACCCGTATCGCGGCAACACGCTCTCCGCCGCCGGCGCACTGGCGCTGACCCGCCTGGTTGACCTGTGCGAGACCTTCCACCTGCCGCTGGTCAGCCTCACCGACCAGGGCGGCATGACCATCGGCACCGCCGCCGAACGCGCCGGCACGCTACGAGCCGGCGCCCGCGCCATCAGCGCCGTCTACCAGGCCCGTGTGCCGCAGGCCGAACTGATCCTGCGCCGTGTGTACGGGGTCGGCGGCGCCGGCATCGTCAACCGCCATCGCGGTGGCCGCAGCTGGGCCTGGCCCTCGGGCGACTGGGGCTCACTGCCGGCCAAGGGCGGCATCGAGGCCGCCTACCGCGCCGAACTGGCACGCGCCGAGGACCCCGAGGCCGACCTGGCAGCAATCCAGGAGCGCCTGGCCACGCTCACGTCCCCGTTCCGCACGGCCGAGCACTTCGGCGTGCAAGACATCATCGACCCGCGCGAGAGCCGAACCCTGCTGTGCGAGTGGGTGCACGACGCCTACCGGCTACTACCGGCACAGGTGGGCCCACCCAACTGGGGAACCCGGCCCTAG
- a CDS encoding FAD-dependent monooxygenase yields the protein MQYYLDGFRPGDPDIRPAAPRKTDPADVVDVLVIGNGPAGSIIAAQLAEFPSISTRFIERRETAMEKGQADGVASRTIEMFTAFGLAEKLNREAYRLNETVFWGPDEDNHRIVRTGRTPSTADDLSEYPSVIVNQARLQQILVEKMGNSPTRLQPEFGMEVQNVTVPADPSQPVSVTVRQLTRPGQPETVIHARYVVGCDGARSVVRQSLGLELKGDPQYHAWGVLDVLAQTTFPDIRRRAIIVTPTGGLSVIPREGGYLTRVYVDLGEIQPGDHEQRAQVTKEFIVDKAKQLFAPYAFEPKEITWWSRYEVAQRLTDRFDDVPDEQRGTRSPRVFIAGDACHTHSAKAGQGMNVSMQDTFNLGWKLAAVLEGRSPAGLLDTYNAERQPVAQSLIDFDRAWAPILGGKNPDAPDETLSTDEIRARFQQSRRFTTGLATHYPPSLLIGEDTHQKLATGYPIGMRFYSAQVTRMADSRRMHLGHVHQADGRWRLYAFADGAPITSDTSRLRALCDFLRDSAQSPLRRFTPADADIDAILDVRGILQQSHHDVDPEDLPALLFPVKGSLGLNDYEKAFTPDTDGDIFDQRGIDRDQGALVVVRPDQYVAHVLPLDAHDELAEFLARFMNPVG from the coding sequence ATGCAGTACTATCTCGACGGATTCCGGCCCGGTGACCCCGACATTCGGCCGGCGGCGCCGAGAAAGACCGACCCCGCCGACGTCGTCGACGTGCTGGTGATCGGCAACGGACCCGCAGGCTCCATCATCGCCGCCCAGCTCGCGGAATTCCCGAGCATCTCGACCCGCTTCATCGAGCGCCGGGAAACCGCCATGGAGAAGGGACAGGCCGACGGCGTCGCCTCGAGGACCATCGAGATGTTCACCGCATTCGGCCTGGCCGAGAAACTCAACCGCGAGGCCTACCGCCTCAACGAGACGGTGTTCTGGGGTCCGGACGAGGACAACCACCGCATCGTCCGCACCGGCCGCACCCCAAGCACCGCCGACGACCTCTCCGAATACCCTTCCGTCATCGTCAACCAGGCCCGCCTTCAACAGATCCTGGTCGAGAAGATGGGCAATTCACCGACCCGGCTCCAACCGGAATTCGGCATGGAGGTACAGAACGTCACGGTCCCGGCCGACCCGTCGCAACCAGTCAGCGTGACCGTCCGCCAGCTCACCCGGCCCGGACAACCCGAGACAGTCATCCACGCCCGATACGTCGTCGGCTGCGACGGCGCGCGCAGCGTCGTCCGACAATCACTCGGCCTCGAGCTCAAGGGCGACCCCCAATACCACGCCTGGGGAGTGCTGGACGTCCTCGCCCAGACCACCTTCCCGGACATCCGCCGCCGGGCGATCATCGTCACCCCGACCGGCGGACTCTCGGTCATCCCACGCGAAGGCGGCTACCTGACCCGGGTCTACGTCGACCTCGGCGAGATCCAGCCCGGCGACCACGAACAGCGCGCCCAGGTGACCAAGGAGTTCATCGTCGACAAGGCCAAGCAGCTGTTCGCCCCGTACGCCTTCGAACCGAAGGAGATCACGTGGTGGTCGCGCTACGAGGTGGCACAGCGCCTGACCGACCGCTTCGACGACGTCCCCGACGAACAGCGCGGCACCCGTTCCCCACGCGTCTTCATCGCCGGCGACGCCTGCCACACCCACAGCGCCAAAGCCGGCCAGGGCATGAACGTCTCGATGCAGGACACCTTCAACCTCGGCTGGAAGCTGGCCGCGGTGCTCGAAGGACGCAGCCCGGCCGGCCTGCTGGACACCTACAACGCCGAACGCCAGCCGGTCGCGCAGAGCCTGATCGACTTCGACCGGGCCTGGGCCCCCATCCTCGGCGGCAAGAACCCCGACGCACCCGACGAAACCCTGAGCACCGACGAGATCCGCGCGCGATTCCAGCAATCACGGCGCTTCACCACCGGCCTCGCCACCCACTACCCGCCGTCGCTGCTCATCGGCGAGGACACCCACCAGAAGCTCGCCACCGGCTACCCGATCGGCATGCGTTTCTACTCGGCACAGGTCACCCGCATGGCCGACTCCCGCCGCATGCACCTCGGCCACGTCCACCAGGCCGACGGACGGTGGCGGCTCTACGCCTTCGCGGACGGCGCACCGATCACCTCGGACACATCCCGCCTCCGCGCGCTCTGCGACTTCCTCAGGGACAGCGCACAGTCCCCGCTGCGTCGCTTCACACCCGCCGACGCCGACATCGACGCCATCCTCGACGTCCGCGGCATCCTCCAGCAGAGCCACCACGACGTCGACCCGGAGGACCTGCCGGCGCTGCTCTTCCCGGTCAAGGGCTCGCTCGGCCTCAACGACTACGAGAAGGCATTCACCCCCGACACCGACGGCGACATCTTCGACCAGCGCGGGATCGACCGTGACCAGGGAGCCCTCGTCGTCGTCCGGCCCGACCAGTACGTCGCCCACGTCCTGCCCCTCGACGCACACGACGAACTCGCAGAGTTCCTCGCCCGCTTCATGAACCCCGTCGGCTGA
- a CDS encoding VC0807 family protein — MTVHLPAPLALIRRGAQHLLESTLVPLGLFYLVFTIVGLQGALFAALGWSLAALARRVVLRKEIPAVLWVTTALLCVRTLVGYLTGSVFLYFLQPTVQNFAFAAILLATLPLNRPLLAKLADDFCAFPTVVTGHPHVQKFFRQVSFLWALVFITNGVTTLWALASATVGSFLMVSTAGSYSMVAIGIAVSLLWFRRLLKSHGITLRLGQKTVAA; from the coding sequence ATGACGGTCCACCTCCCCGCACCACTGGCCTTGATCCGGCGTGGCGCCCAGCACCTGCTGGAATCCACCCTGGTCCCGCTTGGCCTGTTCTACCTCGTCTTCACCATCGTCGGCCTGCAGGGCGCGCTGTTCGCCGCCCTCGGCTGGTCGCTGGCCGCACTGGCCCGACGCGTCGTGCTGCGCAAGGAAATCCCCGCCGTGCTGTGGGTGACCACCGCGCTGCTCTGCGTGCGCACCCTCGTCGGCTACCTCACCGGCAGCGTCTTCCTCTACTTCCTACAGCCCACCGTGCAGAATTTCGCCTTCGCCGCGATCCTGCTGGCCACGCTGCCGCTCAACCGCCCGCTGCTGGCCAAGCTGGCCGACGACTTCTGCGCATTCCCCACCGTGGTCACCGGCCACCCCCACGTGCAGAAGTTCTTCCGCCAGGTCTCGTTCCTGTGGGCGCTGGTGTTCATCACCAACGGCGTCACCACGCTGTGGGCCCTGGCCAGCGCCACCGTCGGCAGCTTCCTCATGGTCAGCACCGCCGGCTCCTACAGCATGGTCGCCATCGGCATCGCGGTCTCCCTGCTGTGGTTCCGCCGCCTGCTCAAGTCCCACGGCATCACGCTGCGCCTCGGTCAGAAGACGGTCGCCGCCTAG
- a CDS encoding SRPBCC family protein: protein MDPTLGTHTDGRPALRFERHLKHAPEVVWRAITDPDQLNAWYPIRALIIDLRIGGRIDFDGMHAVVTQLDPPKVFAFSEHAPPEMHRESDDLIHFELTPDGDGCRLVFTHVFDDRPAAASYGSGWTVCLNALVAAVNGEEVRMERPSDQHHEQLIHQFGLDQGSVTPIGDGYEIRFSRQLTRPIDVVQAALGDLATDAHIELSAGTGHGARLELTRTVASADQADLDGWRQRINDLVRRITAD, encoded by the coding sequence ATGGACCCGACACTCGGCACCCACACCGACGGCCGCCCGGCGCTGCGCTTCGAACGCCACCTCAAGCACGCGCCCGAGGTCGTGTGGCGGGCCATCACCGACCCCGACCAGCTCAACGCCTGGTACCCGATCCGCGCCCTGATCATCGACCTGCGCATCGGCGGCCGCATCGACTTCGACGGCATGCACGCCGTCGTCACCCAGCTCGACCCACCCAAGGTCTTCGCCTTCTCCGAACACGCCCCGCCCGAGATGCACCGCGAGAGCGACGACCTCATCCACTTCGAGCTCACCCCCGACGGCGACGGCTGCCGGCTCGTGTTCACCCACGTCTTCGACGACCGCCCCGCCGCCGCCAGCTACGGCTCCGGCTGGACCGTCTGCCTCAACGCCCTCGTCGCGGCGGTCAATGGAGAGGAGGTGCGGATGGAACGGCCTTCCGACCAGCACCACGAGCAGCTCATCCACCAGTTCGGCCTGGACCAGGGGAGTGTCACCCCAATCGGCGACGGGTACGAGATCCGCTTCTCCCGGCAGCTCACCCGGCCGATCGACGTCGTCCAGGCCGCACTGGGAGACCTGGCCACCGACGCGCACATCGAGCTGTCCGCCGGCACCGGTCACGGCGCACGCCTCGAGCTCACCCGAACCGTGGCTTCGGCAGACCAAGCCGACCTCGACGGCTGGCGTCAGCGCATCAACGACCTGGTCCGCCGCATCACAGCCGATTGA
- a CDS encoding tyrosine-type recombinase/integrase, giving the protein MRYKIHMRLVEAQLAFFAARRPRKDSPHTTAAYRRDLAGITALLVDEIGGEAEMLMVEDLTGPALRAVFGVFADSHAKSSVLRAWSTWNQFLTFCVADGLLPGNPIGAVARPRTPPLSPKPLRGEDTPERLLAAARSGDRKARDPWPERDVLVIALGLLAGLRSAEMRTLTVNSLVGRPGEKRLHVHGKGSRDRSIPVEPSMEKVIDTYLASCRTRFPKERFGRGAPLLRDRAGGPIGRGALEYLVKSCYRWAGLHDRVPVGASLHALRHTFATRLAEDGATASEIMTLLGHASLATSQNYIEATGREQRAAAASNRTYRALDVETGQAAPTSS; this is encoded by the coding sequence GTGCGGTACAAGATCCACATGAGGCTTGTGGAGGCTCAGCTGGCGTTCTTCGCGGCGCGAAGGCCGCGGAAGGACTCGCCGCACACGACGGCGGCCTATCGGCGCGACCTGGCGGGTATCACGGCGCTGCTGGTCGACGAGATCGGCGGCGAGGCGGAGATGCTGATGGTCGAGGACCTGACGGGGCCGGCGCTGCGGGCGGTGTTCGGGGTGTTCGCGGACAGCCACGCGAAGTCCTCGGTGCTGCGGGCCTGGTCGACGTGGAACCAGTTCCTGACGTTCTGCGTGGCGGACGGCCTGCTGCCGGGCAACCCGATCGGGGCGGTGGCCCGCCCGCGTACCCCTCCCCTGTCCCCCAAGCCGCTACGTGGCGAGGACACGCCGGAGCGGCTGCTGGCGGCGGCCCGCAGCGGCGATCGCAAGGCGCGGGATCCCTGGCCGGAGCGGGATGTGCTGGTGATCGCGCTGGGGCTGCTGGCCGGGCTGAGGTCGGCGGAGATGCGCACGCTGACGGTGAATTCGCTGGTGGGGCGGCCGGGTGAGAAGCGCCTGCACGTTCACGGCAAGGGCAGCCGGGACCGGTCGATCCCGGTGGAGCCGTCGATGGAGAAGGTGATCGACACCTATCTGGCCTCGTGCCGGACCCGGTTTCCCAAGGAGCGGTTCGGGCGGGGTGCTCCCCTGCTGCGTGACCGGGCCGGCGGGCCGATCGGGCGGGGTGCGCTGGAGTACCTGGTGAAGTCCTGCTACCGCTGGGCGGGGTTGCACGACCGGGTGCCGGTGGGGGCGAGTCTGCACGCACTGCGGCACACCTTCGCGACGCGGCTGGCCGAGGACGGGGCGACGGCGTCGGAGATCATGACGCTGCTGGGTCACGCGAGTCTGGCCACGAGCCAGAACTACATCGAGGCGACGGGTCGGGAGCAGCGGGCGGCGGCGGCCAGCAACCGGACGTACCGTGCGCTGGATGTCGAGACGGGGCAGGCGGCTCCGACCTCGTCGTGA
- a CDS encoding RNA polymerase sigma factor gives MSTEVEGLLRELAPQVLAALVRRHGQFDACEDAVQEALLAAATQWPVEGVPDNPRAWLVTVGSRRLADLWRSDSARRRREEAVFAAEVEDVEVSARDDTLTLLFLCCHPALTPASQVALTVRAVGGLTTAQVARAFLVPEATMAQRISRSKAKIKAAGGRFSAPPVGAERVERLRAVLHVLYLIFNEGYTATAGEQLVRGELTGEAVRLTRAVRELLPADGEVAGLLALMLLTEARGAARSRPDGSLVPLAEQDRSLWDAAGIAEGVKLVSEALSTTQLGPYQVQAAIAAVHAEAPSAAETDWAEIAGLYALLAQMAPNPMVTLNHAVAVAMVRGPEAGLAMLAELEGDDRVSEHHRVAAVRAHLLEMAGDVVGAKEAYLAAARLTLSMPEQRYLLGKAADLA, from the coding sequence GTGAGTACAGAGGTGGAGGGCCTGCTGCGCGAGTTGGCGCCGCAGGTCCTTGCCGCGTTGGTGCGGCGGCACGGGCAGTTCGACGCGTGTGAGGACGCCGTGCAGGAGGCGTTGCTGGCGGCGGCGACACAGTGGCCGGTGGAGGGGGTGCCGGACAATCCGCGGGCGTGGCTGGTGACGGTGGGTTCGCGGCGGTTGGCGGATCTGTGGCGCAGTGACAGCGCACGGCGGCGGCGTGAGGAGGCGGTGTTCGCCGCCGAGGTTGAGGACGTTGAGGTCTCGGCGCGGGATGACACGTTGACGTTGCTGTTCCTGTGCTGCCATCCGGCGTTGACGCCGGCGTCGCAGGTGGCGTTGACGGTGCGTGCGGTGGGCGGGTTGACCACGGCGCAGGTGGCGCGGGCGTTCCTGGTGCCGGAGGCGACGATGGCGCAGCGGATCTCGCGGTCGAAGGCGAAGATCAAGGCGGCTGGTGGGCGGTTCTCGGCGCCGCCGGTTGGTGCGGAGCGGGTGGAGCGGCTGCGGGCTGTGCTGCACGTGTTGTATCTGATCTTCAATGAGGGGTATACGGCGACCGCGGGTGAGCAGTTGGTGCGGGGTGAGCTGACCGGCGAGGCGGTGCGGCTGACGCGGGCGGTGCGGGAGTTGTTGCCGGCGGACGGTGAGGTGGCCGGGCTGTTGGCGTTGATGTTGTTGACGGAGGCGCGTGGGGCGGCGCGGTCGCGTCCGGACGGGTCGCTGGTGCCGTTGGCCGAGCAGGATCGGTCGTTGTGGGATGCGGCGGGGATCGCCGAGGGCGTGAAGCTGGTGAGTGAGGCGTTGTCGACGACGCAGTTGGGGCCGTATCAGGTGCAGGCGGCGATCGCGGCGGTGCATGCCGAGGCGCCGTCGGCGGCGGAGACGGATTGGGCGGAGATCGCCGGTCTGTACGCGTTGTTGGCGCAGATGGCGCCGAATCCGATGGTGACGTTGAACCATGCGGTGGCGGTGGCGATGGTGCGTGGGCCTGAGGCGGGGTTGGCGATGCTGGCCGAGCTGGAGGGTGATGACCGGGTGTCGGAGCATCATCGGGTGGCGGCGGTGCGGGCGCATCTGCTGGAGATGGCCGGTGACGTTGTCGGCGCGAAGGAGGCGTACCTGGCGGCGGCGCGGTTGACGTTGAGCATGCCGGAGCAGCGGTATCTGCTGGGCAAGGCCGCCGATCTGGCGTGA